TGATCCAGTCAAGGTACAGATGTTTGGAAGGCGAGTTCATGGGTCCCCTGACCAGAGGCACTAGTTGTCAGAAGGATGGACGCTGGAGAGAAAGGCAAGCTGGGAAAAGTGTTGTAGCAGGACATGCATTTTTGTCCCTGATGTGCATCCTCACTTCTTCCTTTCAATTTTTGGCCAGAAATTGGCATCTTGCCTCTAAGCTCTGGAAGCTGCTGTGAGAGCAGAGGAAACACTCCAGCCTGGCACAGAAGTTCAGGCAATGGAAGTCACGTGGCAATGCCCCAGTGGTGCTGCCCAGCCTGGCACTCCCCATCCAGATACAGTCCCAGGAAAGTGTAACTTGTAGTAGGACTGGCAGTTCAAGTCCACTTGAAAAGATGGCTCTGAAAAATTGGCTCCAACGTTCCACCTGCAAGCCTCAGCACCGGGGTCCTGATTCACAGCGGTAAAGCTGGCCAGCCCTTCCTGGGAGGGTGGGAATTGGCCCTGCACACTCCCCGGGGACTTGGAAGCTCTGGGAAAGAAGCCTGGGGACACCATGCCAGCACGCCTCAGAGGAAAGCGCGAGTGCTGTCTGTGTGGAAGTCAGGGACACACTAGGCCCCACGGAGGCCTTGAGAAGCTGGGTGGTCCCCTCCAGGGGTCTCAAAGGAGGCTGGCCAGGCTGGTGTTGGGTCCATTCTGAGCTTGGAACTGCACAGGCGGCGGGCCATCTGTCCACTGCAGGAAGAGAGAACACACAAGTGAAGTCCTTCTGAATCACCTGCGTGGGTGACTAGTCCCGTTTCCCACATCCACGGGGCTCCTGAGACGAGGCTCAGTTAGGAATTGCTGGAGATGGCAGCCAAGCATATACTTCCTCTTCAGGAAGTTGCCCCACACCCTGAAGGGCTGCATGCAAGGTAAGCCAGCCCCGAGGAGCCAACCACCACCCCCATTCTGTCTTCCCACACCTCGTGCCTATACCGTGATAAGGTTATGCTCGGGGAGGCTGCAGGCCTCGATGTGGTCCTGGAGCAGCTGCTGAGAGAAGTTCTGGTGCATTTGGGCGGCTTCATGGGCATCCATGGCATTCCCACAGGCCTTGTTCAGGTCTGAGGGTAAGACACACATGGGTGAGCCTGCCACCAACCCCACGGCCCTCCCCTTGGGTATAGGTGGAACCCTAAGGGCAAACCCAGGCTCCAGCTCTGGCTGGtagtgctaagtggttagagcaccggtccacacaccaaagggtcacaggtttgattcccggtcaagggaacatacctgggttgcaggttcattccctggccctggctggagcacgtgcgggaggcaaaaaaaacaacaccctggCTCCACCATTGGGTTCCTGTGCACCTGGCAAATCACCGGCCTCGAGCCCTGTCTTGGGGTCAGTGAAATCCACCTGCCAGCAGCCCTTGCAATGCCCTCCTGAGTTTCTGTGCCATGTCCTTAACATGGGTGATCAGTGGGGCCCACGCAGAGGCTGGTTGGGCAACGAAGGTCCCTCTGCAAACAGGAGTTGGCTAGAGCAGGGCACCCAACACCCACTTCTGAGGCAGGAGAACTGAACAAGTCCACAAAATCCACTGCCTCCTCCTCAGGGCCTAGGGCAAGTCTCTGTAAATAGGGGAGCAGCCACCTGCTGAGCCCCCGCCCTGCACCCAGAGCATCCCAGCCAGTCCCGCCAATGGGACAAGGATAAGCACAAGGGCTCACAGTCCAAGTCTTCACCCAGATGCCAAGAATCAGCCTCACAGGTCCTACTTTGAGCTGATGCCATGACTGAGTCCAGTGACCACTGCCCTCAAATGGCCTCCTGAGAACCTGGGAATGCTAGAACTTGGGCTGGGGCATGTAGAGGCCAGTCTGAGCAAAGGCCAAGCAGGGCTTACTCAGCATCTCTGATCTCTGGGAAGAGCCAGCTGCCATACTCACCTCTCAGCAGGGCTGATGACCACAACTGAACTGACATGTCCGGGATCTTGCTGGCCAGCTGCATGGCGGGCACCACCATGTTGTTACTCTCCTGTGGACCAAGAGCagccagggagtgggggaggcgCAGGGACAGCTCAGGCCCACCTGTCAAACCCAGCCCAGGCTAtgccctcctcctgctgcctggCACACTCCTACTTCTACTTCAGAGCCCAAGATCATTCAAAACATGAACCAGAGATGCAGCTAAAGAGCTGCCTTGCCCACCTTTCCCTGCTCAAGGTGGCTTCTGGAGATTTATAAATAGATGAGAGCCAGGAAGGTTTGGTTCTAAACCTGGATCTGCAGTTTGAGGCTGTGACCTTCATTTCCCCATCTGGACATGAGGTCATCAAAGCTACCACACTGAGACACAGGCACACAGCCTGTACTCAGTGGGGCTTCATGCttcccctagaccaggggtgggcaaactttttgactcgaggaccacaatgggttcttaaactggactcagaagaaggagctgcggccgtgtttcccgacgttgccatgttaacactgctgctggtgaaggagcggaggggagagcaagagaaccctccgctctttcggctccatgggccggatagaacagccgaacgggccggatccggcccacgggccgtagtttgcccacggctgccctagacacacacacaggtcacTGTCCTCACTGTGCTTAaaggctgaggggcagggtgACAGAATGTTAAAGAAGAAGCAGAGCTGCACTCAGAAGGAAGAACCCAGAGGTCATCCTTTTTCCTTGGGGGTGGTAACATCCCCAGCCATGGCCATCAGTACCTGAGCAGCAGGGCCAGTTAGCCTTGGCAAACACTTATCACACAGTTGTGGGGAGggggaccagccaggctcatttaaaaagctaatttttgccctagctgatttggctcagtggatagagcgttggcctgtggactgaaaggtcccgggttcaattccagtcaagggcacatgcctggattgtgggcttgattcccagtagggggcatgcaggaggcagctgatcaatgattttctctcatcattgatgtttctctttctccctctcccttcctctctggaataaaataaaataaataaaaataaaataaaataaaaagtaaaaattaaaaagctagtTTTTAGGGAGCTCCGGGGTTTGGTCAGATGAAACTTTAAAGGTCAAGACACCTGACCTGTGTCACCTGTCTTGTGAAAACAGCTCAAGTGAGGTTGGCTAAATTATGGAGTAGATGCTGCTTCAAAATTCTTGCTGCTGTTAAAAAAGCTCTAATACAGTGGTGTAGGGAAAGACAagatgtaaaactataaaacatccTGAGAAACAAAACCTATGGGTGGGCAGGGGCGAGCAATGAAAAAAGCCAGAAGACAGAGGTCATGCTATGATTTCCAACTTTGCTTCTCAGAGCTTCTATGACAAACATGTCATATTTTGTAATATGGACAAATGcttttgttaaaaaattaaaggtcTGTGAGGTCAATGGGTGAGAGCAGGCGAAGATGCACAACTGATGAGGAGACCGGGAGTGCCAATCCCACCAGAACCAGACCCAGGGGCCACTCTAGGTGAGAGTGGAAACAGGAGACCTGAGGACACCATGTGTGCTGGGCAGAAACAGAACCCAAGGGATTCTGACTATGAGGACACTCTCCACCCCAGGAATTAACATACACAAAGGGGAAACTGCCTCAGCCCTCCCAGCTCCAGGAAGCCCCAACCAAGCCCTGGGTCTGTCTGCCCCGTAGGCCTACCCTCCAGGGACCCAAAGTTCCCCGGGCCTGTCCCCCAGGCTGTGTGAGCCAGAGCACCTCTGCCCTTGCCAAGCCTCATGAAGCagagggctgggggaagggtgtCACTGAGACAAGATAATCGAGGGGCACAGGATGCAAAGCACTGCTTGATGGTGACCCCCCAAGTACCATGCTggccctgtccctcagcctggcctgggcactCACCCTGTGGTTCCCCAACACGTAGAAAATGTGGCCCAAAAGCACCAGAGAGCAGGCTGTGAGCCGGTTCAAGTCCTCTGCATTGGACATCTTCAGAGTTTCTCGCAGAAATCGCCTACATGAGGGGAACAGACTGAGGCCCCACTGAAATGGCTCTGGGGGAGAAAGAGGCAGCAGCAGCCTCTCAGCCCTGAGCAGAACCcgcctggctggggcccaggggctGAGCATACGCTGTCAGGGAGAAGACCACCTAGAGGGCCAGCCCTGGCTGCCCGCCCTCAATAGCACTCACTTGGCCTCATTGTAGCGTCCCTGGAAGAAGGAGAAGAGCCCACGCACGTAGAAAGCCGCTGCTCGAAGGCAGTGAGAGCTGCGGGGGGAGAGTGAAGTGTCATAATTTGGTGGGGTTTTTGTAAATATAGCAGGCTTACAAAAGGGGAGTGGGTGATGGTGGTAGAAGTGATGGTGCAAGGTATTGGGAGTAACAGGGCAGCCAGGGGCCCCATAGGTGGTGACACTACCCCAGAGAGCAGAAAATACATAAGACAGGCAATGGtaaagtaaggacttcagtgtgGGGCCATGTACCTGACAGGGAAGCTGTGGTCTGGGTTGATCCTCTCCAACAAGCTGTATAACTGCAAAGGAAATGTCAGTTTGGATCACTTTGCATTTCTAAATGTGAGAGAGTTTGGCCCCAACTATGCTAGTAAATTGATCAGGGCTGCCTGCAACTTCCTGATAGCGTTGAGTCCTCATCCTGAATCCCACGCCTGGGCAACCTGCTGGTAGAGGGGCAGGATCTAGAGCAGGTGAAGGAACTATAAGACACTGTATGGGTTGCTCACTTCCTCACACCCCCATGGGAATCAGCCTCCAGTGTGAAGGGTCTGGTGCAGGGTCCTTGCACCCTCCGCCTACCCTGCCCTATGCCAGGTGAGGGGGTCACAGTGCATGGTCCAAGATGTCTCACTGTGATTCTACAACAGAAAGCTCAGCAAAGAAGAAACTAAATGTGTTCTGGGAGATTTAACAAAGCTTGGCTTGTTTTCAGCAGGGAGAAGTGTTACTTAGCCAGGGATTGTTTCTCCCCCAGATGTGGCCTCCCTCAGCCACACTACACTCTAAGGATAGATACGCTGGGGCTGCTGAGATGGCTGGTGCCCAGGACACCTCCCACCCTAGCCCCTGAGTAAGAGTTGAAAGAAAGGATACCAAACATGAAGCATGTCACCTACTACCTCTTGGTGTCTATTTCCTTCCCGTATATACACACTCGCCAGGTTGGTTACAATGAAGGCCCATAGCTCCTGGTGATTGGTGAGCTGAAATGGGGACACAAGGCATTAGAGGTTGGCTGCTCATGGCATGGGAGCTACCCAAACACTTCCTGGTGGCTACTGGGGAACCTCCCATTCTCTTCAATTCAGACACCCTTctgcgaccccccccccccccacacacacacatacacacctgcCTCCTAAACCCAAGAACAGTACAGCTGTTAGTTCTTTTGGTTATAAAACCATCATCTGTGTTATGAGAAATGTAGGAAACTAACTGCACTGATCCTGTCCTCAGAATACACTACATTTTGGTCCATTTTCTGCTTGTTTCTCAGGACTGAGACCCAGGCAGCCACTGCCTCCAAACCATGGTGACCCTCAGACACTGTGAGCACAGATACAACAGAGGTACATGTTGGTCCTGGAAAGGCCCCCACCAGCAAAGAGGCCAGAGATGCTACAAATGGCCAGTGGTGGATAGACCACTGTCCCCAGTTCTTGGGAACCGAGAATGGCCAAGATAGGGATCGATATGAGAGGCCCAAGTATCACCCAGgccctgatccccagtggggttgagCAAGCACAGTGTGCAAAAGGTTGAGGGTGCAGGGGAAGTGCAAATCCCACCTGCAGGAAGTGCTCTGGTTAGGTTGTTGTAGGACCACACAAAGAGCTCTGTTTGGGGTCAAGGGGGTTGGGTCTGAGTTCTGATTGCACCACTTCCCTGCCATTCCCTCTTGGCTAATGGGGGATTCCATGGGACACAcaggcagagcagcagcagcagtgaggaTGTGCCTGTCTGGTCCTGGAGCAAGGTGGGCAGAGCTGAGATCTGCCACTGGGCTGTTGACTCCACGATGATGTGGCACTAGCCCTAGTGAAGCTTCCAacctggcagcagcaggtggaCTCTGCAGCTGTTGTCCTCATCACAGCCCATACCTGACTCATTACTAAGAAGCACTGCCTGCCCCATGCAGTGAAGGCCAGCACCTTACCCGCAGGGCTGTGGTGAATTGGGCTTCTGCGTTGTCCATGCAGTTGACGGAGACACAGTACAGGCCCTGCAGGAAGAAGGAGGCACTGAGGACTTGAGGCCTTGCCACTTGCCCAGGGCCGTACAGCTACACAGAGACGAGCCTGACCAGTGACTTATGAGCCAGGTACACCTGAGCTTTTGCCCTGGTGAGGGGGCAGAAAGAGACAGCATGCTGGGTTACTCCCTTCTCCTGGGACCTAAGTCAACTTGGACTTAAGGTGTCTGATAGAATGAAGTCCACTGGGGTGATTGTCATGGGGTTACTCACTGCAATGGGGCTAGGGCAGGCAGTCCTGCATACTCACCAGAAGCGTGTGCAGCTGTGCAGCGTGATTGGAGAAGAGCCGGGGTGACTGTTGGCACAACTGGCAGACCTGTGAGATCTGCCGAGAGAACACGCCCAACGTCACAGGACCTGTAACCTGGGACCCAGTGCCCGCATCCTGCTTGCCCTCACCTGGGGTATAAAGTTCTGGTGGGTGTGTCCACTGTGGGGCAAAGGGCAGCCCTAACCTCCTTGAAGACAGTGATCCTTGCCTGTGACCTGCCTTCTCCCCCATTTCCAACCTGTCTCGGTTGTCAGCACCTTTGCCCTGCTCaagggcctgtgccctctcaagaAGTTGGTAAGTAGGAGTTACATGCAGCAAGGAGAGCTCCATCTTCCTTGGGCACGTCTAGAAATTGCCCAGCTTTTAGGGAAAGGGCCACTGATTTCTGTACCAGATGTCTGATCAATTGTGCCCATGTAGGGTCACCAACTGCCAAGTTATAGTGAATTGACACAGACAAATGCCCTGCTGATGTGCACGGGCAAATGTACATTCTCCTGTGGTAACTTCTGGAATTCGGCAACTCCAAccaccttccccgccctcccctccccagcagcctCACCTCCTGAAGTGCGGTGGCCTTATGTCCTGTGACAAGCCTGCACATGATGATGTGCTCAAGCAGGATCACTTGGAAGGAGGATAGGATGGGGCTGCAGTCGAGCACTGGAGGTGAGAACGGGATGAACACTCAGGATGCAGCTAGAGAAGCTGAGAAGCTGACCCCTGGTCCAACCTCCCACCATACTGACCCGTTGGCTACCAGGTCTGAGCCTACTTCTTCTGCTGGGTACCACGCCAAcacctagcccagtgatggcgaaactatgacaaatgtgtcagaggtgacacacgaactcatttttttggttgatttttctttgttaaatggcatttaaatatataaaataaatatcaaaaatataaatctgttttactatggttgcaaataccaaaaaatttctatatgtgacacggcaacagagttaagttagggtttttcaaaatgctgacacgccgagctcaaaaggttcgccatcactgccctagcctgtCACTTTATTCATGCCCACTGCACCCTAGAGTGCTGGGTTTAACGACCTGTTCAGGTGGGGGAGGAGATGGGCTCATAGCAGTTTCTGGTGACTAGAGTTTTCTAAGAGTAAGAAATCCCTGGAGGGACTTGTTTTCCACTCTGACCCACCACAACCCAGTTGGGTGCTCAAGAACACTCCAGACACAGTGGGTTGACGCTGCCCAGGAGAATGATACTGTGTGACCacctcaggcagcagcagagaGACCTGATTCCTGGCTGCCCCAAGTGGCTGTCCTCGCGTTGGAACTAGACAGCGGAGACCTTCCCCAACTTGGCCAGAGGGAATGAACTATGATCCCTGAGGGCTTTGTATCTTTGGCTAACGGCTTCTCCTCCAGCAGCGCTGACAAAGGGTACAGAGACTGGGTGAGCAGGTTAAATGGGGACACTGAGTCAGAGCTCTGGGTTCCTGCTAGTCAAAGGTCCCTGGTCCCACAGGATAGATTAGTCAAGCATCCAGGAAGAACCCACAACCTCTAGGCCATCTGCTGTCAGCAAGAGCCAAATTCAGATCCCAGCCTCACGCTGAGCACAGTCCATGTCACAACACGGGTAACAGCAGACCCCATTTCAATGGAGCACCGTTGTCTCGGCAGGCTCGGGTGGGATCAGCTAACTATCACAGCTGTCTTGTGTAGTGGGGTGGACAGGATGGGATGGCACAAGACCCTTAGCCAAGGATAAAAGGTCAAGCCTGGGCCCGCCTGCTCTGTCCTGACCCGTCACTCTCATCTGCCAATTAGAGTAACAAGACCCATGGAACTCATGGAGACTGCTTGGCACTGCGGTTCTACAGGGTTCTCAGGCCCAGCATGAGGCAGTGGCCAGGCCACAGACCAAGCGGCACAATGGCCATGTGACCCACCCAGCCCAACGTACTCTTGAGCTTCTCCAGCTGCATGAGTGCCTTGTCTGTGTATTTCTGCGCCTTCTCCAGGTAGCCAGCCTGCATGGAGTGCATCACAGTCACCTGGCGACAAGACCAGATGGTGGTGGTCAGTAGGGTCCTCTCCTCACCCACCTGGTCCCTGGCCTTGGCCCTGGGGACTCACCAAGTAGACAAGCACACACATGTGCTCCTTGGGCAGCCAGTGGAAGAGGTCAGCGGGGTTGCTGGGCAAAATCTCATCGTCATGCAGAGTGGAGATGGTCTGAATGCACTGTTGCAGCTGCTTCAGGCATGGCTTCACACTCTTCACCTGCAGTGGGTGGGCGGTACTGCACACCTGAGTACCTGTCTGCTCCCAATAGGTGCCAGCTCACCAGTCCCTTCTTCCCAGGAGCTCCCGCCACACCCACCACCTGCAGGAAGCCTGCCCCCAAATGGGTCAGCAGGctctcagggtgggggtcagggtCAGAGGGTCATCTGTGGGACTAAGGCTCAGCCACCGCCCAGTGCTGGGTCCAAACACCAAGGACCAGGAGAGGCCTGTCCAAAGACCCTGCATGAGCTGTTTCCTACTTCCTGCAGTGACCCTGAGAGAACACAATAGGGCTGGGGCAGTTAGTAGTCATCCTTGGGGGCAAGAAGTAGCTTCCTGGGCCCAGGAGTCCTACAGGGGCTGTGCCTCATATGAACTGGGCACTGGGAAGCCCTGTCCCAAGGCCCCATAGGACATGTCCAGAGCACCCCATGAGTCTGCTCtgtgtttctatgtattgagTGCAGCACTTGGCCCAACAGGTAAATGTAGGCATAGGTGAGGAATCTGAGACAGTCCCTTACCAATGAAAGACCTGATGTTTTCTGGGGCTCCACCTGCAGCCTCCTAGGATTTGAGGCCAGGCCTGTGGTGAGTCAGTGGGACAGGGTGGGGTGAATAGGTGGGGCAATACTCCAAAGGGTGAGCATATTCACccacagggggcacagcctctccTCAACTACACGGGATTATAGTCAACTCTCGGAAGCAGGTGATTCTGTCATCCCCTACTTGAACCTCACAAAGTTCTcatcagctgggggtggggggtggggggttggggggtggacaGACACTGCTTTAGTACCTGATGTGTCAGGCACCTTGCCAGAATCCTCAGTTTATCATCATGGAATTGTGAGGCCATGACTGCTCCCACCACGAGGACAGGCCACTGTCAGAGTACCCTCTGCCCTCAGGGGCACAGGACTCATGCCAGAGCACAACAGGGTATGTGGGGGAGCTAAACCTTGAATGAGATGCACTTTGTGGTGAGGGACATGAGGCAACAACAGAGTGGGTATCtcagcccaagccctgcccatCCCAtcgcccacctgctccccagaagcCCTACTGTGGGAGGCACTACGCACCTGCCCTGCATCCAGGTAGTGTGTCACCTGGAGCACAAGGAAGAAGACACGTAAAGATTCCTTCTGGATAGGATTTCCCTGCCAGTTCTCGACAATCTGTCCACAGAGGGTCAGCAGTGGATGGACTTCCTGCAGCTTGCGCTCCATCAGCAGCagctgggaagggaggggcaCGGGTGCTGAGGGCCCTCCCAGTGCACAGGGCCACCATCTGCTTGCCCACCCACTGGGGGACTGCTGGAACCATGCAGGGAAGGCAAAAGGCTGGGCTGGAACCCATACCTAGGCTGTTCCTTCCTCAGCACAAATCGCACAACCTGGAACCTGAATTTCACCTCTGAACCCCTCTGGTGCATGGGGCCTCACTCTGGTGGCTGCCTGTAGTGTTTAAGTGTCTGGGTGCCCAAAGGGCTGCACCACAGTGAGCAGAAGCCCTGCCTCATGTCCACCACACCTACCCCATTCACTTACCATCCCTTTGCTGAGCAGGAACAGCGCCCTAGAAAACAGAGAGGGGAGTCAGTCTGTGAGGCCCAGGTGTCTCCTGGGATGCCTGCCACCCCAACATTCATAGGGACCAACAAGCAAGCTCAGGGGATGGTTAAGCAGATGACAGGGCCCCCAGTGACCCCCAATGAGGCTGGTTTTATTTATCAGAATGCTCTACTTTGTTCTATTCAATCTTACTTTATGTTTTTGGCCAAATTTAGACACTCATATGGCTCAAAAGCCCAGAAGGATAAATAGACAGATGCTCAGAAATCACAGAGGGGTAAGGTACAAGACAGTGTGCTTGCCACAATCTCACTCTTGCTCACACAACATTGGTAGACAGcacagggcagtgatggcgaaccttttgagctcggcgtgtcagcattttgaaaaaccctaacttaactctggtgccgtgtcacatatagaaattttttaatatttgcaaccatagtaaaacaaagatttatatttttgatatttattttatatatttaaatgccatttaacaaaaaaaatcaaccaaaaaaatgaattcatgtgtcacctctgacacgcatgccataggttcgctatcactggcaTAGGGTATGGGGAGAGTGGGCAGGATTTGGTGTTTGAACCCAAAGCCATGTCTCACTGTGGCCCTTCCATACTTCCCCTTCCTCACCTGTGACCGGCCAAGCCCCCTGATTCTCCTGAGTGTTAAGGAGGTGAAACTTGGGGAGCTCCAGACATGTCAGCAGCCTCACTACCCACTGTCTTTACTCACAAGAGTCAGCAAGGctaaatttctattgtttctcTTAGACCTTTCAGCATTTTCTAAATATGTGTGCATGGTtgtcaacaaaaataataaaatgagcatGCTAAAAAGTTTAGGAAACAGCCAAAACAACAGGGAGACAGCTGCTGCCTCAGGAACAGCTGTGGTCATTCAGAGCCCACAGCCCCGTTTATTCactctcagcctctgtcccaccAGCCTTGGCAGAGCCCTAAGTGCTGTGGCCAACACTCCATCAAATGGGCGCGTTCTCTGTTTTACAACTGAGCAGACTAAGGTGGCGAGATCACACTCACAAGATGTTTTTACTCCAGGCCACCAAGTTCTTCCCTATTGTTACTTCAAGGTGTGAACTCGTTTAAATCTATCTGCCAGCTGATCAACTGTTGAAAGAAGGCTTGGAATGTCACATCAAGGTTCCCATGTTGTCACACAGGAAGCACTTGATGTAGGCCCTACATCAATGGTCAGGGTTCTGGGCCAGGGGACCCGCAGGCTCTGTGCCCTGGTGGAGGCCACCTGAGTCGTCCATCCACAACGGCACAGAGCCTGCCTGGGATACTCATGTGTGTACTCGTGGGGACACCTGCTGTCTAGCGGTCCCTGTACGCTGCAGTGTGTCACCATGGACCCAGTGGCAGCTGCCAACATTAAGGGGGCCAGGAATGTGAGGCCAGAGAGTGTAACAGCTGCCATCTCTGGGCAGGGTGGCTGAGGGATGAGGACAGCCTATGGAAAGCTGTAATGGCTCCACATGGGCCACACATGAGCCAGAGCTCAGAGAACAGAGTTGGGGACCATTCTGTCCCAAGAACTCCATGGGATAAGCTCAGCTCTGTAAGAAAGAACTTTCCAGAACCTCAAAGCACACAACAGAATAAGAGCACTGCTGCCTGGAGTCTGTCAAGTGCACAGAATTTTtctctttgggggaaaaaaagagagactagaggccttcACAGAGATACACAGTGAAGTTCCTAAGGCCTCTAACCCTGACACCCAACCCTAGGGTAAAAGTCTCCAGATGGTTTAAGCAGTTTCATGCGTAACATGAATCTTTGTCTCCCTTTttatcttaaactagaggcccagtgcacaaaatttgtgcacaggtagggtccctaggtctggcagGAGATCAGGGCCGATAGAGGTCTTCCTTCGTTCCACatcaccccctagtggtcagcgcacatcatagcaagcgatcaaactcctagTCTCCAGgccgaactcccaaggggacacttggtatattagcctttcatatataaatatggagattgattttaaagaggaagggagaaacactgatttgctgttccacttactATGCATGCATTTgttgattcttatatatgccctgacggatgatcaaacctgcaaccctggcatattgggacaacgctctaaccaactgaacttgGGTCAgggctattttccttttttatttatttttaatttttacaaaattgatttgagagagaaacaatgaggtaagaaacatcaactggctatCTCCCACACGAAcctcaaccagggatcaaacccactgGGTAtttgccctgattgggaatcaaacctgtcacCTTTCAGTGcttgggacaacgctccaaccaactgagccacccttcTTTTATACAAACTTCTGCTTACTCAGCTTACTGTGTCTGTTGTTGTGCATCTAAAAGCTCTTGGGCATCCTCAGAGGGACACTGGAGTTACTTACCGTAGGTGCTGACAAGCATGCTAGTTACACCCTCTGCAGGCATCACTTTCATATCTGCACCAAAAAGGGGATTGGCCCAACAAATCGTATAAGCACTTTTTATTTCAAGATACTAGATATGTGTAAATGCCAATTGCGCCGAGAATGCCAGCTGCCCCTCACCCTCACAATCAAC
The sequence above is a segment of the Myotis daubentonii chromosome 5, mMyoDau2.1, whole genome shotgun sequence genome. Coding sequences within it:
- the MAU2 gene encoding MAU2 chromatid cohesion factor homolog isoform X2, translated to MAAQAAAAAQAAAAQAAQAEAVESWYLALLGFAEHFRTSSPPKIRLCVHCLQAVFPFKPPQRIEARTHLQLGSVLYHHTKNSEQARSHLEKAWLISQQIPQFEDVKFEAASLLSELYCQENSVDAAKPLLRKAIQISQQTPYWHCRLLFQLAQLHTLEKDLVSACDLLGVGAEYARVVGSEYTRALFLLSKGMLLLMERKLQEVHPLLTLCGQIVENWQGNPIQKESLRVFFLVLQVTHYLDAGQVKSVKPCLKQLQQCIQTISTLHDDEILPSNPADLFHWLPKEHMCVLVYLVTVMHSMQAGYLEKAQKYTDKALMQLEKLKMLDCSPILSSFQVILLEHIIMCRLVTGHKATALQEISQVCQLCQQSPRLFSNHAAQLHTLLGLYCVSVNCMDNAEAQFTTALRLTNHQELWAFIVTNLASVYIREGNRHQELYSLLERINPDHSFPVSSHCLRAAAFYVRGLFSFFQGRYNEAKRFLRETLKMSNAEDLNRLTACSLVLLGHIFYVLGNHRESNNMVVPAMQLASKIPDMSVQLWSSALLRDLNKACGNAMDAHEAAQMHQNFSQQLLQDHIEACSLPEHNLITWTDGPPPVQFQAQNGPNTSLASLL
- the MAU2 gene encoding MAU2 chromatid cohesion factor homolog isoform X3, giving the protein MAAQAAAAAQAAAAQAAQAEAVESWYLALLGFAEHFRTSSPPKIRLCVHCLQAVFPFKPPQRIEARTHLQLGSVLYHHTKNSEQARSHLEKAWLISQQIPQFEDVKFEAASLLSELYCQENSVDAAKPLLRKAIQISQQTPYWHCRLLFQLAQLHTLEKDLVSACDLLGVGAEYARVVGSEYTRALFLLSKGMLLLMERKLQEVHPLLTLCGQIVENWQGNPIQKESLRVFFLVLQVTHYLDAGQVKSVKPCLKQLQQCIQTISTLHDDEILPSNPADLFHWLPKEHMCVLVYLVTVMHSMQAGYLEKAQKYTDKALMQLEKLKMLDCSPILSSFQVILLEHIIMCRLVTGHKATALQEISQVCQLCQQSPRLFSNHAAQLHTLLGLYCVSVNCMDNAEAQFTTALRLTNHQELWAFIVTNLASVYIREGNRHQEVLYSLLERINPDHSFPVSSHCLRAAAFYVRGLFSFFQGRYNEAKRFLRETLKMSNAEDLNRLTACSLVLLGHIFYVLGNHRESNNMVVPAMQLASKIPDMSVQLWSSALLRDLNKACGNAMDAHEAAQMHQNFSQQLLQDHIEACSLPEHNLITV